One genomic window of Pecten maximus chromosome 3, xPecMax1.1, whole genome shotgun sequence includes the following:
- the LOC117323580 gene encoding bile acid-CoA:amino acid N-acyltransferase-like, with protein MIISVLRKPLYFVSKLRTVGFRCINTRAMDGVQLSIRPNDVLVDERVSVHVSGLASNQKVTIYSTIKGNKGEVFASCGCYSSGKDGTVDLENTPAVSGTYTGTDGMGFIWSMCATSGEKLGLRLLQSDVTKPQLVNISVHNGHLSLTDLCQGHSKPPMVSDVLSRWYKSPEVSRIPVMSGRLRGTLFLSNGPGPFPGVIDMYGAGGGVMEHRAALLASRGFAVYALPFFGYQDLQKSFNDLDLNYFKEAVTFLDTHTHVQSDGIGIIATSKGAELGQFLAIHCPLVKAIVSINGMPYLSFSPIHDGSTSYPNAIELDLALYELSEEGIIAKPGHCFDTSKFFKVWESDVKILNICGGDDMNVHPDLQQLQVKCFPAHKRDNIELLVYQGAGHLIDPPFSPHCRASFNKLLQNCLVWGGNPVDHAYAQEDSWRRILTFFNRHLREGHASKDRIKSLL; from the exons ATGATTATTTCAGTGTTAAGGAAACCGCTATATTTTGTCAGCAAACTACGAACAGTTGGATTTAG ATGCATCAACACAAGAGCCATGGACGGTGTGCAGTTGTCCATCCGTCCAAACGATGTACTGGTGGATGAGAGGGTGTCTGTCCATGTGTCTGGTCTAGCTTCAAACCAAAAAGTGACTATATATTCTACAATCAAGGGTAATAAAGGAGAGGTTTTTGCCAGCTGTGGGTGTTACAGTTCAGGAAAGGATGGTACAGTGGATCTTGAGAACACACCTGCCGTATCTGGCACATACACag GTACAGACGGTATGGGGTTTATTTGGAGTATGTGTGCCACTTCAGGTGAGAAGCTAGGACTAAGACTGCTGCAATCTGATGTCACCAAACCTCAATTAGTGAACATTTCTGTCCACAATGGTCACCTCTCTCTGACGGACTTGTGTCAAGGTCACTCGAAACCACcaatggtgtcagatgtgttgaGCCGTTGGTACAAATCTCCTGAAGTCAGCAGGATACCGGTGATGTCAGGAAGACTACGGGGGACTCTGTTTCTATCCAATG GTCCTGGGCCATTTCCTGGTGTGATAGATATGTATGGAGCAGGAGGTGGAGTTATGGAGCACCGGGCTGCCTTGCTAGCATCACGAGGCTTTGCAGTTTATGCACTGCCATTCTTTGGATATCAAGATCTCCAAAAGAGTTTCAATGACCTTGATCTCAACTACTTTAAG GAGGCAGTAACGTTCCTGGACACTCACACTCATGTCCAGTCAGATGGCATTGGTATCATAGCGACCTCTAAAGGGGCAGAGCTTGGTCAGTTCCTGGCAATCCACTGTCCTCTG GTTAAAGCCATAGTCAGTATTAATGGTATGCCCTACTTATCATTCTCTCCAATCCATGATGGATCGACTTCTTATCCAAATGCCATAga GTTAGATCTTGCTCTATATGAGCTTTCTGAGGAAGGGATCATTGCCAAACCTGGCCACTGTTTCGACACTTCCAAGTTTTTCAAG GTTTGGGAATCTGATGTGAAAATTCTGAATATCTGTGGTGGTGATGATATGAATGTACACCCAGACCTACAGCAGTTACAAGTTAAATGCTTCCCTGCCCACAAACGAGACAACATAGAGCTGTTGGTATACCAGGGAGCTGGGCACCTAATAGATCCGCCCTTTTCTCCGCATTGTCGAGCCtcatttaataaattattac AGAACTGTTTGGTATGGGGAGGTAATCCTGTAGACCATGCCTACGCACAAGAAGACTCTTGGAGACGCATTCTGACTTTCTTTAATAGACATTTACGTGAGGGACATGCCAGCAAAGATAGAATTAAAAGCCTACTGTAG